A genome region from Aggregicoccus sp. 17bor-14 includes the following:
- a CDS encoding metallopeptidase family protein: MAKRGTRKADPAGVVERLERAAEAFDAEDFEGALAHAEGALQLSPEHPEALHFRAAAQVELGEVEDAARTYMRAVKAAPDAVELLLGAAECLVVGLGEDRDAVSEGLALCARGRKLAERADDVERVFEFLLLEATGFNQLGECEEALVKADAALAHVPRSVEAQLERAMALFELCRFEEARKAFERVLEDEPDEPWAHHSLGLLAERRGDAKEAQRRFQRAQALAPEEFPPPVHLGEAAFDQALEDAVKGLPEHVKGYLDNVTIAVEDLPSDEDLLAEKPPLSPAILGVFRGTPVGERSVMNAADHFPASIVLYQRNLERFARTREELIEQIGITVMHEVGHLIGLDEEDLWERGLD, encoded by the coding sequence ATGGCGAAGCGCGGCACACGGAAGGCGGATCCGGCAGGGGTGGTGGAGCGGCTGGAGCGGGCGGCGGAGGCCTTCGACGCGGAGGACTTCGAGGGGGCGCTCGCGCACGCGGAGGGCGCGCTGCAGCTCTCGCCCGAGCACCCCGAGGCGCTGCACTTCCGGGCCGCGGCGCAGGTGGAGCTCGGCGAGGTGGAGGACGCGGCGCGCACGTACATGCGGGCGGTGAAGGCCGCCCCGGACGCCGTGGAGCTGCTGCTGGGCGCAGCCGAGTGTCTCGTGGTGGGGCTGGGCGAGGACCGGGACGCGGTGAGCGAGGGGCTCGCGCTCTGCGCGCGCGGGCGCAAGCTCGCCGAGCGGGCCGACGACGTGGAGCGGGTGTTCGAGTTCCTGCTGCTCGAGGCCACGGGCTTCAACCAGCTGGGCGAGTGCGAAGAGGCGCTGGTCAAGGCGGACGCGGCGCTCGCGCACGTGCCGCGCTCGGTGGAGGCGCAGCTGGAGCGGGCGATGGCGCTGTTCGAGCTGTGCCGCTTCGAGGAGGCGCGCAAGGCCTTCGAGCGCGTGCTGGAGGACGAGCCGGACGAGCCGTGGGCGCACCACTCGCTCGGGCTGCTGGCCGAGCGGCGCGGGGACGCGAAGGAGGCGCAGCGCCGCTTCCAGCGCGCCCAGGCGCTCGCCCCCGAGGAGTTCCCGCCCCCGGTGCACCTGGGCGAGGCGGCCTTCGATCAGGCGCTGGAGGACGCGGTGAAGGGCCTGCCCGAGCACGTGAAGGGCTACCTCGACAACGTCACCATCGCCGTGGAGGACCTGCCCTCGGACGAGGACCTGCTCGCGGAGAAGCCCCCGCTCTCGCCCGCCATCCTCGGCGTCTTCCGCGGCACGCCCGTGGGCGAGCGCAGCGTGATGAACGCGGCGGACCACTTCCCCGCCTCCATCGTGCTCTACCAGCGCAACCTGGAGCGCTTCGCCCGCACGCGCGAGGAGCTGATCGAGCAGATCGGCATCACCGTGATGCACGAGGTGGGGCACCTCATCGGCCTGGACGAAGAGGACCTCTGGGAGCGCGGGCTGGACTAG
- a CDS encoding PleD family two-component system response regulator has translation MPKNLLVADDSLTIRKVIGMIFATEDFQVTAVDNGLDAISRARELRPDIVLADVTMPGKSGYEVCEALKSDPSTQAIPVLLLAGTFETFDEARARSVRADDHVPKPFESQVLLDKVKALVGQKSNTMPAAAAMRTVAPSAAPVAAAPAAPRPPAPGMAPPPGARPGMPPGPGMPPRPGMPGGPGMPPPAGMARPGMPPGPGMPPGPGMAPRPGMPGPGMPPPPGMARPGMPPGPGMPPGPGMPPRPGMPGPGMPPPPGMARPGMPPGPGMPPPPGMARPPAGAPAPNIPGGFPRPPGGTPLPAGPAGVPPIGGGGAQPGRSRDPFGLGAPGAQPAPARAPVAPPPQSSLDDLSIDDAPAAPAPAAARAPAAPASSDGGEALLREALSKASREVIEKIAWEVVPQLAETIIREELERLIKDRETQH, from the coding sequence ATGCCCAAGAACCTGCTGGTCGCCGACGACTCCCTCACCATCCGCAAGGTGATCGGGATGATCTTCGCGACCGAAGACTTCCAGGTGACCGCGGTGGACAACGGGCTGGACGCCATCAGCCGCGCGCGCGAGCTGCGCCCCGACATCGTGCTCGCCGACGTGACCATGCCCGGCAAGAGCGGCTACGAGGTGTGCGAGGCACTCAAGAGCGACCCCTCCACCCAGGCGATTCCCGTGCTGCTGCTCGCGGGCACCTTCGAGACCTTCGACGAGGCGCGCGCCCGCTCGGTGCGCGCCGATGACCACGTGCCCAAGCCCTTCGAGAGCCAGGTGCTCCTGGACAAGGTGAAGGCGCTGGTGGGGCAGAAGTCCAACACGATGCCCGCCGCCGCGGCGATGCGCACGGTGGCCCCCTCGGCTGCGCCCGTCGCCGCCGCGCCCGCTGCTCCGCGCCCGCCCGCGCCCGGGATGGCGCCGCCTCCGGGGGCGCGCCCGGGCATGCCTCCGGGCCCCGGGATGCCGCCGCGCCCGGGCATGCCGGGTGGCCCCGGGATGCCGCCTCCCGCCGGGATGGCGCGTCCGGGCATGCCTCCGGGCCCCGGGATGCCGCCGGGGCCGGGCATGGCTCCGCGCCCCGGGATGCCGGGCCCCGGCATGCCGCCGCCTCCGGGCATGGCGCGCCCGGGCATGCCTCCTGGGCCGGGGATGCCTCCGGGCCCTGGCATGCCGCCGCGCCCCGGGATGCCGGGTCCGGGCATGCCGCCGCCTCCGGGCATGGCGCGTCCGGGGATGCCTCCGGGGCCGGGCATGCCGCCGCCTCCGGGCATGGCGCGTCCTCCGGCCGGCGCCCCCGCGCCCAACATCCCGGGCGGCTTCCCGCGCCCGCCGGGTGGCACGCCGCTGCCCGCAGGTCCCGCGGGCGTCCCGCCCATTGGCGGCGGCGGTGCCCAGCCGGGCCGCTCGCGCGATCCCTTTGGCCTCGGGGCTCCGGGCGCGCAGCCCGCTCCCGCGCGTGCGCCCGTGGCGCCCCCGCCCCAGTCCTCGCTGGACGATCTCTCCATCGACGACGCTCCGGCGGCGCCTGCGCCCGCCGCGGCGCGTGCGCCGGCCGCGCCTGCCTCCAGTGATGGCGGCGAGGCGCTGCTGCGCGAGGCGCTCTCCAAGGCGAGCCGCGAGGTGATCGAGAAGATCGCGTGGGAGGTGGTACCGCAGCTGGCGGAGACCATCATCCGCGAGGAGCTCGAGCGGCTCATCAAGGACCGCGAGACGCAGCACTAG
- a CDS encoding demethoxyubiquinone hydroxylase family protein, which translates to MPQTNPFHSLVPRKLTDTELARSIRLNLESELDAINLYSAHIDATDNEAAKAVLRHVMDEEKEHAALFWQLIAMLDPAQAKHAAEANAKFRLLISGASHEEVEAAGEGGNGEEPLDPAAQKQLTVGNLRR; encoded by the coding sequence ATGCCGCAGACGAACCCCTTCCACTCGCTCGTCCCGCGCAAGCTCACCGACACCGAGCTCGCGCGCTCCATCCGCCTCAACCTCGAGTCCGAGCTGGATGCGATCAACCTCTACTCGGCGCACATCGACGCGACCGACAACGAGGCCGCCAAGGCGGTGCTGCGCCACGTGATGGACGAGGAGAAGGAGCACGCGGCGCTGTTCTGGCAGCTCATCGCGATGCTGGACCCCGCGCAGGCGAAGCACGCGGCCGAGGCGAACGCCAAGTTCCGCCTCCTCATCTCCGGCGCCTCGCACGAGGAGGTGGAGGCCGCGGGCGAGGGCGGCAACGGCGAGGAGCCCCTGGACCCCGCGGCCCAGAAGCAGCTCACCGTGGGCAACCTGCGGCGCTAG
- the groL gene encoding chaperonin GroEL (60 kDa chaperone family; promotes refolding of misfolded polypeptides especially under stressful conditions; forms two stacked rings of heptamers to form a barrel-shaped 14mer; ends can be capped by GroES; misfolded proteins enter the barrel where they are refolded when GroES binds), whose protein sequence is MAAKEIYFHQGARDAILRGVRTLADAVAVTLGPKGRNVVIEKSFGSPTVTKDGVTVAKEIDLENKFENMGAQMVKEVASKTSDKAGDGTTTATVLARAIYEEGLKLVAAGHSPMDLKRGIDKAVEVVVEELKKLSKPTKDKKDIAQVGIISANGDETIGNIIADAMEKVGKEGVITVEEAKGLETTLDVVEGMQFDRGYVSPYFVTNRERMETVLEEPYILISERKVSAMQDLIPLLEQVARSGRPLLIIAEDVEGEALATLVVNKIRGVLNVAAVKAPGFGDRRKEMLKDIATLTGGNVVSEELGHKYENLTLQDLGRAKRITIDKDNTTIVDGAGARADIEGRIKLIRRQAEESTSDYDKEKLQERLAKLAGGVAVINVGAATETEMKEKKARVEDALHATRAAVEEGIVPGGGVAYLRCLAALDKLKLGAQDFGVDIIRKALTEPLRKIASNAGVEGAVVINKVREGQGAFGYNARTDVFEDLEKAGVIDPTKVERTALQNAASVASLLLTTEAMIAERVVKKKNGKGGGAGAGGMPDYGGDDMDY, encoded by the coding sequence ATGGCAGCGAAAGAGATCTACTTCCACCAGGGGGCGCGTGACGCCATCCTGCGCGGCGTGCGCACCCTCGCGGACGCGGTGGCCGTGACCCTGGGCCCCAAGGGCCGCAACGTGGTCATCGAGAAGTCCTTCGGCTCGCCCACGGTCACCAAGGACGGCGTCACCGTCGCCAAGGAGATCGACCTCGAGAACAAGTTCGAGAACATGGGCGCGCAGATGGTCAAGGAGGTCGCCTCCAAGACCAGCGACAAGGCGGGTGACGGCACCACCACCGCCACGGTGCTCGCGCGCGCCATCTACGAGGAGGGCCTGAAGCTGGTGGCCGCCGGCCACAGCCCCATGGACCTCAAGCGCGGCATCGACAAGGCCGTCGAGGTGGTGGTGGAGGAGCTCAAGAAGCTCTCCAAGCCCACCAAGGACAAGAAGGACATCGCCCAGGTCGGCATCATCTCCGCCAACGGCGACGAGACCATCGGCAACATCATCGCGGACGCGATGGAGAAGGTCGGCAAGGAGGGCGTCATCACGGTGGAGGAGGCCAAGGGCCTCGAGACCACCCTGGACGTGGTCGAGGGCATGCAGTTCGACCGCGGCTACGTGAGCCCCTACTTCGTCACCAACCGCGAGCGGATGGAGACGGTGCTGGAGGAGCCCTACATCCTCATCAGCGAGCGGAAGGTCTCCGCGATGCAGGACCTCATCCCGCTGCTCGAGCAGGTGGCGCGCTCGGGGCGCCCGCTGCTGATCATCGCCGAGGACGTGGAGGGCGAGGCCCTGGCCACCCTGGTGGTGAACAAGATCCGCGGCGTGCTCAACGTGGCGGCGGTGAAGGCGCCGGGCTTCGGTGACCGCCGCAAGGAGATGCTCAAGGACATCGCCACCCTCACGGGCGGCAACGTCGTGAGCGAGGAGCTCGGCCACAAGTACGAGAACCTCACCCTCCAGGACCTGGGCCGCGCCAAGCGCATCACGATCGACAAGGACAACACCACGATCGTGGACGGCGCCGGTGCGCGCGCGGACATCGAGGGCCGCATCAAGCTCATCCGCCGCCAGGCCGAGGAGAGCACCAGCGACTACGACAAGGAGAAGCTGCAGGAGCGCCTCGCGAAGCTCGCGGGCGGCGTCGCCGTCATCAACGTGGGCGCGGCCACCGAGACCGAGATGAAGGAGAAGAAGGCCCGCGTGGAGGACGCGCTGCACGCGACCCGCGCGGCCGTCGAGGAGGGCATCGTCCCCGGCGGCGGCGTGGCCTACCTGCGCTGCCTCGCCGCGCTCGACAAGCTCAAGCTCGGCGCCCAGGACTTCGGCGTGGACATCATCCGCAAGGCGCTCACCGAGCCGCTGCGCAAGATCGCCAGCAACGCCGGCGTCGAGGGCGCGGTGGTCATCAACAAGGTGCGTGAGGGGCAGGGTGCCTTCGGCTACAACGCCCGCACGGACGTGTTCGAGGACCTGGAGAAGGCCGGCGTCATCGACCCCACCAAGGTCGAGCGCACCGCGCTGCAGAACGCGGCCTCCGTGGCCTCCCTGCTGCTCACCACCGAGGCGATGATCGCCGAGCGGGTGGTGAAGAAGAAGAACGGCAAGGGCGGCGGCGCCGGCGCCGGCGGCATGCCGGACTACGGCGGCGACGACATGGACTACTAG
- the sinK gene encoding hybrid histidine protein kinase/response regulator SinK, producing MAPPPAQGASPLEQLQQALQAGDVAAARTALEALRRAGGGTGHAQLAAEVFHELRQPLLGIKAYAQMMEEEAGRKGPLGLLLAQVDRMEQIISDYTRLVSQRPAPQERVSLNAAVGAAVQLFRVNPDSARLSLEVDAPVELPVQGNARLLEQLTLNLLNNARDAMAGLGRVKLVLAREGGAPALYVADWGPGIPPDMRERLFEPYATSKRRGTGLGLAVCRRIAQEHGAQLSLVAATALGDSPPPATVFRVLFPAADAAPTARPRVLVVDDEAIIRRVFRDLLAKECEVLEADTAEEALSHLRVAPVDLIVTDKNLPGLSGLDLAQEARRLHAQSRVILMTGYPSVLTAQQAIELGVLDYLLKPFDEIREVRDKIRAALAAPLPQPQQAGSGKRVDVYEDNPDSARQLCEALALLGLEARVYGELVDPPQEPPTAVVVSWDFSPAFGRKAVELGRTRSQGAPFVVLSEHLTMEAALESLRGGAAACLPKLLTDTRALSRELARALKLG from the coding sequence ATGGCCCCTCCTCCGGCGCAAGGCGCGAGCCCCCTCGAGCAGCTGCAGCAGGCCCTGCAGGCCGGCGACGTGGCGGCCGCGCGCACGGCGCTCGAGGCGCTGCGCCGCGCAGGCGGCGGCACGGGCCACGCCCAGCTCGCGGCCGAGGTCTTCCACGAGCTGCGCCAGCCCCTGCTGGGCATCAAGGCCTACGCGCAGATGATGGAGGAGGAGGCGGGGCGCAAGGGCCCGCTGGGGCTGCTGCTCGCGCAGGTGGACCGGATGGAGCAGATCATCTCGGACTACACCCGCCTGGTGAGCCAGCGCCCCGCGCCCCAGGAGCGCGTGTCGCTCAACGCGGCGGTGGGCGCCGCGGTGCAGCTGTTCCGCGTGAACCCGGACTCGGCCCGCCTCTCGCTGGAGGTGGATGCGCCCGTGGAGCTCCCGGTGCAGGGCAACGCGCGGCTGCTCGAGCAGCTCACGCTCAACCTGCTCAACAACGCGCGCGACGCGATGGCGGGCCTCGGCCGGGTGAAGCTGGTGCTCGCGCGCGAGGGCGGCGCCCCCGCGCTCTACGTGGCTGACTGGGGCCCGGGCATCCCGCCGGACATGCGCGAGCGGCTCTTCGAGCCCTACGCCACGAGCAAGCGGCGCGGCACCGGCCTCGGGCTCGCGGTGTGCCGGCGCATCGCGCAGGAGCACGGCGCGCAGCTCTCCCTGGTGGCGGCGACGGCGCTGGGGGACTCCCCGCCTCCGGCCACGGTGTTCCGCGTGCTCTTCCCCGCCGCGGACGCGGCACCGACTGCGCGCCCGCGCGTGCTGGTGGTGGACGACGAGGCGATCATCCGCCGCGTCTTCCGCGACCTGCTCGCCAAGGAGTGCGAGGTGCTCGAGGCGGACACCGCCGAGGAGGCCCTGAGCCACCTGCGCGTCGCGCCCGTGGACCTCATCGTCACGGACAAGAACCTGCCGGGGCTCTCCGGGCTGGATCTCGCGCAGGAGGCGCGGCGGCTGCACGCGCAGAGCCGCGTCATCCTGATGACCGGCTACCCCAGCGTGCTCACCGCGCAGCAGGCCATCGAGCTCGGAGTGCTCGACTACCTGCTCAAGCCCTTCGACGAGATCCGCGAGGTGCGCGACAAGATCCGCGCCGCGCTCGCCGCGCCCCTGCCGCAGCCGCAGCAGGCGGGCAGCGGCAAGCGCGTGGACGTGTACGAGGACAATCCGGACAGCGCCCGCCAGCTCTGCGAGGCGCTCGCGCTGCTGGGCCTCGAGGCGCGCGTGTACGGCGAGCTGGTGGACCCGCCCCAGGAGCCGCCCACCGCGGTGGTGGTGAGCTGGGACTTCAGCCCGGCGTTCGGGCGCAAGGCGGTGGAGCTGGGGCGCACGCGCAGCCAGGGCGCGCCCTTCGTGGTGCTCAGCGAGCACCTCACCATGGAGGCGGCGCTCGAGTCCCTGCGCGGCGGCGCGGCCGCGTGCCTCCCGAAGCTGCTCACCGACACGCGCGCGCTGAGCCGTGAGCTCGCGCGCGCCCTCAAGCTGGGCTGA
- a CDS encoding diguanylate cyclase: MARILLVDDDKLARTLYGDYLTAAGHAVTSVPDLEHAQRALGADRYDAVVTDLILPGGDGMDILRYARERYPGIEVVVLTGLDKVDPAVRAIKSGAAEYLVKPVAPEALAHAVRRALTTRQLLAENASLRRHVALLETGQRIATTLDRQKLLDTGPGAFQQQAGAKAALLFTRDSEGEQHLLASAGLPEGSETPLAEALSVRLRTVGSAQALESLPSPFAHVRAFPAADGEAVLGHAVLLFDEAPGEAASEAAAYLSRHLALALRNLGRFAEVEDLAYLDDLTHLFNTRYLHVVLDQELRSAEQSESGGVFSLLFLDLDLFKSVNDTHGHLVGSKVIVEAGRVVKGCVRDRDVVVRFGGDEYVVLLRATDSGGALKVAERIRRTMETHHFLAREGLSLSLSTCIGVASFPEHARDKATLMDLADRAMYRGKRGSRNVVYMAARDLEATPAARHSPPKD, from the coding sequence ATGGCGCGCATCCTCCTCGTCGACGACGACAAGCTCGCCCGCACCCTCTACGGCGACTACCTCACGGCCGCAGGCCACGCAGTCACCTCGGTCCCGGACCTGGAGCACGCCCAGCGCGCGCTCGGTGCGGACCGCTACGACGCGGTGGTGACGGACCTCATCCTGCCCGGCGGCGACGGCATGGACATCCTGCGCTACGCGCGCGAGCGCTACCCGGGCATCGAGGTGGTGGTGCTCACCGGCCTCGACAAGGTGGACCCCGCCGTGCGCGCCATCAAGAGCGGCGCGGCCGAGTACCTGGTGAAGCCCGTGGCCCCCGAGGCGCTCGCCCACGCGGTGCGCCGCGCGCTCACCACGCGGCAGCTGCTCGCGGAGAACGCCTCCCTGCGCCGCCACGTGGCCCTGCTCGAGACGGGGCAGCGCATCGCCACGACGCTCGACCGCCAGAAGCTCCTGGACACCGGGCCCGGAGCGTTCCAGCAGCAGGCCGGCGCGAAGGCGGCGCTGCTCTTCACCCGCGACTCCGAGGGCGAGCAGCACCTGCTCGCCTCCGCGGGCCTGCCCGAGGGCAGCGAGACGCCGCTCGCCGAGGCGCTCTCCGTGCGGCTGCGCACGGTGGGCAGCGCGCAGGCGCTGGAGTCACTCCCCTCCCCCTTCGCGCACGTGCGCGCCTTTCCCGCGGCGGACGGCGAGGCGGTGCTGGGCCATGCCGTGCTGCTCTTCGACGAGGCTCCGGGTGAGGCCGCGAGCGAGGCGGCGGCGTACCTCTCGCGGCACCTCGCGCTCGCGCTGCGCAACCTGGGGCGCTTCGCGGAGGTGGAGGATCTCGCCTACCTCGACGACCTCACCCACCTCTTCAACACCCGCTACCTGCACGTGGTGCTGGACCAGGAGCTGCGCTCGGCGGAGCAGAGCGAGAGCGGCGGCGTGTTCAGCCTGCTCTTCCTCGACCTGGACCTCTTCAAGTCGGTGAACGACACCCACGGCCACCTGGTGGGCAGCAAGGTGATCGTGGAGGCTGGCCGCGTGGTGAAGGGCTGCGTGCGCGACCGCGACGTGGTGGTGCGCTTCGGCGGGGACGAGTACGTGGTGCTGCTGCGCGCCACCGACTCGGGCGGCGCGCTCAAGGTGGCCGAGCGCATCCGGCGCACCATGGAGACGCACCACTTCCTCGCGCGCGAGGGGCTCTCGCTCTCCTTGAGCACCTGCATCGGGGTCGCGAGCTTCCCCGAGCACGCGCGCGACAAGGCCACGCTGATGGACCTGGCCGACCGCGCCATGTACCGGGGTAAGCGCGGCTCGCGAAACGTGGTCTACATGGCCGCGCGCGACCTGGAGGCCACGCCGGCCGCGCGCCACAGCCCGCCGAAGGACTAG
- a CDS encoding chemotaxis protein CheW, translating to MAPFESGRRLCLLVEAGEARFAIEATSVMEVAHPGADGQFQRGVLEVKDLSALLGGSPETGPGMVVVLDTSPTLAVRVRSVVEVADVARAPFFMLPPGLGGLAALSRGALVHKDRLYLELAAEALPHQPAPLAGVPPRAVYLLEAPPERALVFESLGRHYGVPLPLVSQVVARGPDFTALPVQAGPVAGLFPHAQALWPLCTAPGLLGEAALPEAFFVLTELAGQNVALAAARVVGVFQRFEPTEARGEFSAQGLSAPALFLDLQRMFS from the coding sequence GTGGCACCTTTCGAGAGCGGACGGCGGCTGTGCCTCCTCGTCGAGGCGGGCGAGGCGCGCTTCGCCATCGAGGCCACCTCGGTGATGGAGGTGGCGCACCCCGGCGCGGACGGCCAGTTCCAGCGCGGCGTGCTGGAGGTGAAGGACCTGAGCGCGCTGCTGGGCGGCAGCCCCGAGACCGGCCCCGGCATGGTGGTGGTGCTCGACACCAGCCCCACGCTCGCGGTGCGCGTGCGCAGCGTGGTGGAGGTGGCGGACGTCGCGCGCGCCCCCTTCTTCATGCTCCCCCCGGGACTCGGCGGGCTCGCTGCCCTGAGCCGCGGGGCCCTGGTGCACAAGGACCGGCTCTACCTGGAGCTCGCCGCGGAGGCCCTGCCGCACCAGCCTGCTCCCCTGGCAGGCGTGCCGCCGCGGGCGGTGTACCTGCTCGAGGCCCCGCCCGAGCGCGCGCTCGTCTTCGAGTCCCTCGGCCGCCACTACGGGGTGCCCCTGCCGCTGGTCTCCCAGGTGGTGGCTCGCGGGCCGGACTTCACCGCACTCCCGGTGCAGGCGGGCCCGGTAGCGGGGCTCTTTCCCCACGCCCAAGCGCTCTGGCCGCTGTGCACGGCGCCGGGGCTGCTGGGGGAGGCGGCGCTCCCGGAGGCCTTCTTCGTGCTCACGGAGCTCGCGGGCCAGAACGTGGCGCTCGCGGCGGCGCGCGTGGTGGGCGTGTTCCAGCGCTTCGAGCCCACCGAGGCGCGGGGCGAGTTCTCCGCCCAGGGCCTGTCTGCCCCTGCGCTCTTCCTGGACCTGCAGCGCATGTTTTCTTGA